DNA sequence from the Methanococcus maripaludis genome:
TTAGAAGTTGCAGGATATGACCATGAAGAATTTACGAAAGAAAAAATAAAAAGAATGAATTTTGAGAATTACACTTCAAAAGAAGTTTTAGATGTGTATTCTTCAAAAGGTCTGGAAGGATCTTTAATACACGGGGATGTCGATGCTGACAGGATGGACTATTTAGTAAGGGACAGTCACCACACAGGAGTTGCGTATGGTTCAATAGATATCCCCAGACTTATCAGAAGTATTGTGGTTATTGAAGATACAAATAAACTTGGAATTATAGAAAAAGGAAGAACTACTGTTGAATCACTCCTTACTGCAAGATATCAGATGTATCCAACTGTTTATATGCACCCCACCTCAAGAATCTCGGAAACCATGATTAAAAATGCAACAATAGACGCAATTAAAGACGACATCTTTAAATTAAGAGATTTATCTTTAATGGATGATATTGATTTAATATGTACATTAAGAAGGTCTGAAGGTTCCTCAAATGAGATTATGAGGAAAATAGATGCACGGGACTTATTTAAAAGTATTTCAGTCCAACGATACAATGAACTATCCCCAAAAGAAAGATGGAATTTGATAAATTTATCTGAGAATGAACTGGGTATCATCGAAAACGAGATGAGTGACTTTTTTGGATCGAGAATTTTTTTAGATATTCCAAAACCCCCTAAAATGGCAGAACACCGAATTACTGTCATAATGGGGGATAAAAAACAGAGACTTGATGAAATTTCGCCCCTTGCGGAAAGTTTAAAAGATGCTTACAAGAAATCCTGGAGTGTAATGGTTTATTCTGAACCCGAAACTGCAAAAAAATCTTCTGAAATTGTAAAAGATAAGAATAAATTTTTATTTGACTTCATTAGCGATGAAATTATTGAAAATAATATTTTAAACGTATTAAATGAACAGGGAACCGTTCAGGGAGTTACAAAACTTGCAGGACTTGTTAAAAAAAGCCCAAACGATACAGAATTCCATTCCGAACTTCAAAAATTAATATTTTGTGGCCTTGTTGACAAAAAAGTCGAACCTGTGCGCGGAACATATAGGTACGATTATACTGCAGCAAAACTTGATAATTAACACAATTTTGAACGGTATATCACAAGCGTATTTTCTTCAACAGCATAATTGTTAATATCTACGAATTCTAAATTAATAATCTCTTTTAAATTCTTTCCGACACTTCCAGAAAGCAGGAACTTAACACCTTTTTTATTATATTTTTTTATCAAGTCTGCAAGCTTTTTAATATTTATTTCTTCACAGGTGCATCCAATATCCCCACCAACAATTATTGTTCCGGTTTCAAATAAGTTTAAAAAATCAAAAATTGCGTAATCTATTGCTTTTAAATCAAGTCCAGGATTGATATTTTTAACAATTTGGTAATTGTTTTTCTTTTCTACATTCATCCGGTTTTTAATCTCAAAACTTTTTAAACTGTTTTTTATTTCCTCAAAGCCCATAAAATAAGAGCATAATTCTATTGCAAAAATTGAATTTTCGATAAAGTGGCTTCCAAAAACAGATTCGTTGAATTCAAAATCATTTTTTGAATAATTAAATTTTAAAGGGTATTTTGAAATTATTTTTGCATTTTTAACGACGTTTAAATTTTTGTGACATATTTCAAACCTGTTTTTAAGATCTTCGTTAACAAAAACGATTTTTGAATTTTTTAAAGAATCTATTTTGATAGATGCCTGTCTCCTACCCCCTGCAATTGAGTAGTTTTCCAAAATATTTGTTAATATCGAATAGTTTGAAGAAACGATTCCTAAAGAAATCTCAAATATCAAAAAATCGTAAATTTGAAGTTTTTTTTCTTCATTTAGTTTATTTAATATATTTAAAACATTTACTGGCGTAATTGAACCATCGCTACTATTATGGCAGAAAACGCTATATTTTTCGGATAAAATATGTTTTAAAAGTTCAGTAGTTGTAGTTTTTCCCTTAACACCCGTTACAGTTATCATTTTTTCAACGGTTTTCGGGTACTTTTTTGATATAATTTCAGAAACTGCTTCGTGAAAAGTTTTAAATTTAACGTCTATTGGACAGTGAACTGGTGCAATAACTTCGTTATATTTTAAAAAATTGGGCGTTTCTTTTTTTGAAATTATTTTAAATTTTGATAAAATATTTTTATTTTCTTCTTTAAAATTTTTGTCTCGTTCCACCTTACCATAAATATCCCAAATTACAGGAACTTTCCCTGATTTTTTATATTCTACTGCCAAATCTAAAGCACCATGGTTAATATCAATGATTAACATTTAGTCACCAGAAAGTTGTTTTAGTTACATTTTTAAATTATTAGATTAATATTCTATTGGGAATTATCTGGGGGGATAGTTTTGAACATAGATCTTTTTGCAATAGTAAATAGTATATCGGATTTATTATTTAATCAAGTCTACGACCTTTGCGGCATGTTTTACCCGATGTTTGTAGGCGGAATAGTTTCAATGTTTGTTTTTTTTGTATTTAAAAGCGTTAACAAAAGTATTATTGCGTTAGTGGTAACCGCAATAGTTATTTTCGCACTTCCAACAACTCCATACGAATGCAGGCTTGTTGCAGTCATTTTAGCTGCTGTTTCTTCAGTATTCTTCGTAATATTGTTTAGAAAAGTTCGTTAAATTTAAGAAGAAATCTGGTGAATAAATTCCTTGTAGAGCAGGTAGCATGCAATCGTTACAGAAAATATGTTAGATGCCATTATCATCCACATTATAGTTATCTGGACCTTTGCAGCTTCTAAAGGGTCCACGCCTGCAAGAAGCATTCCAACCATTGCTCCTGGAATAAATATGAGCCCTACTGCTTTTGTGGAGTTTAAATGTGGCGTTAATGCAGCTCGAACTGCTTTTTTAACAAACGTATTTACCGCCTGTTTTTCGGTTGCCCCAAGTGCAAGATAGCCCCAGAGTACGTCTTTTTCAGATTTTAAATCATTTAAAAATCTTTCGAGACCTATAGACATTGCATTTGTAGAATTACCAATAACCATGCCCATTAAAGGGATTAAATAGCGCACTTCAAATAATACCGTTTTTGATACTGTTAAAATGATCAGAGAAATTATTGTTATTGTAATCGTTGATAAAAATGCGGCACATACTATTTTTCTATTTTTTTCTTTGGTTACATTTCTTTTAACCATAAATGCTGAAACTGACACCATGAATAGTATCATAATACTGGCATAATAAATTCCAAGGTTAAATACTATTCCAATCACGTAACCAAGAACAACAAGCTGGATTAGTGCCATGATTTCTGCAATAAATATTTCTTTTCCAATCCCAAGTTTTTCCTTAAAAATTAATATTAAGGAAAGTAAAACGAATGAAAAAGAAATTAAAAGAGATTCAAACACTTTTATCATCTTTTAGCTTTTTTTGTATTTTATAAGGCATTCTGCAATTCTTTTATCAACATCAATTCCAAGGGACCTAAAGCCTTTTGTACCGGGTGCAGTGTTTACCTCAACAACGTAGTACTCTCCATCTTTTGGTAAGATGTCAATTCCCATAATATATCCATTCATGCACTCAGAACACTTTAAAGCGATTTCTTCAAGTTCCGAAGATACATTTAAAGGCTCGATTTGACCGCCAACATATAGGTTCGTTATGAAGTTATTACTTACTCGCCTATACCCGCCAACAACTTCCCCATCGATTACGAGTATCCTCATATCTTTATATGTGTCCCCTTTTTTAAAATCAACGTATTCTTGAATTAATTTGCTTTCCCATATCGAATTTTTAGAAAGTTCTTGTAATTCATCGTCAGAATTTGCTTTTTGTACCTTCATTCCGCATTTTGAAAATGAATTTTTCAATATAACCGGGTAATCTATATTTGTAATATCTAAAAAATGTTTTGCATCCCCATAATCTCGAATAAGTGCAGTTTTTGGCGTTTTTAACCCGTTTTTACTAAGAATTTTCGTTGTTTTAAATTTATCCGATGAATTATAGATTGTTTCGAGAGGATTTATAAAATAATGGCCTTCAGATTCCAGATTTTTTAAAACCTGCCATGAAAAAAGGGTTAACCTATCTAAATAATCCCCGATACCGCATCTTGAGTGTATTAAATCGGTTTCTATATTGAAATCAGTATCAACTAACAAATTATCGCTAGAAAGTAACAAAATATTACATTTTTCGCCCAAATCTTCAATAGCTTTTTTTAGGGAGTATATTGTCGACCCCCCTTCTGCACAAGCAATTGTTATCATCATTCACCTGAAAATTAACGTTTAAATAAATGAATAAATCATTGAAGCTAGTATTGCCAACCATACAAATATACTTATCGAGTTTAAATTCCTTTCACTAATTACAAATCCAACAAGATTTGCAATTTTTGAAACAAACCAGTTATTCTTTCTAAAGTCCCTTATTGCATCAGGCAGAGCCATCCAGATGTGGTATCCATCAAGTGGGGCTGCAGGAAGTAAATTGAAAAATCCTAAAAGCATGTTTAGTAGTGAAGTCCAGTAGAATGTTTGTAAAATATACATTACCGTTTTTGAAGGTTCTGAAACAATGCCCATTTTTCCTTCTTCTGATGTCGTTATGTAATATGAATTTACTTCGTTATTTCTTAAAACAGCAAGTTCGACTGATTGTTCAGGTTGTATATCGCCCACTGCATCGTAAAAGTCATTTAAAGAATTAACCATTTTTCCGTTTATCGAATAGATTACGTCGCCCTCAAAAATTATTCCGTAAGCAGGAGTATCTTCCAAAACATCCGTTATCGTTAATTTTGAATTCATCCCCGTAAAATAAGGCATTGCAAAAAGTACTAAGAAAAATACGAGTACGTTTGAGATAGGGCCTGCTGCCGCAATTGCACCCCTAATTTTAGGTTTTGAATCTTTGAATTCATCCCCAAGTTCTACAAATGCACCCATGGGAATTCCCAAAGCCAGTAAAAGCCCGGAACTCTTTATTTTTTGCCCAAAAGATGCTGCAACAATCCCGTGTGAAAGTTCGTGAATAGTAACTCCAATAATTATTGCTAAAATTCCAGGAATCCATGGGATTGTACTTCCAAACAAAAATATAATTGGTTTGGCAGCTTCTTTTTCAACAGTTCCGTCGAAAAGCCCAACAGTCGATAAAATAAATGCGTAAAACGTGTAAATGCTTATTACGACGCATACTGGAATTGATAAATATGCAAGTTTTTGCCATATACTGTATTTTCCAAGTTTTTTTATTATATTCATTCCTACTTGTGTCCTCAATATTCCAAAAATACCCATGTAAGTTTTTAAATCCAGATTAATTCCTAATTTATCTTTATTGTGATTTATAATGTACAGAACTGTCCAAAATATTAAAAAAAACAACAGTACTGCTGTTGAAGTAAGTTCCATTTTTTCTTCACCGATTGTAATTATCAACGTTATAAATAGAAATGTTTCGACAGTACTTAACTTTTTATATTGTGTATTTTAAAATATATCTTAAGATATATTTAGTGATATAATGAAGCATGGTAAAAAAGTAAAAGAACTCATAAAAATACTGATATTAAAATTTCTTGAAAAGGAAAACCTCCATGGATACCTTTTGATTTCAAATATTAAGGAAATTACAGGAATTTCCGTTAGTCCGAGCATGGTTTATCCAATATTGTCCAATTTAAAAACTGCAGGGCTTATTGAAGTTGAGAAAACGGAAGATAGGGGTAAAAAAATTTACAAATTAACCAATGAAGGTCACTCGTTTTTAGACAGAAACCAGTCTAAAATAGAGTACTGCATGAAAAAATCTGAAGCACTTTATTATTTCCATAACTTCGGCGGAATTGAGCTTAAAAAAGCACTGCATTTAGCGTTTGAAGAATTTATCGATATGGATGATGAAAAAAGAAAGAAAATTGGGGAAATAATGCAAAAATGTGCAAAAGATATTCGTTACCAGATCGAATATGGAGATGAGTAACATGCATGCAATTGAAGTAAAAAATCTGGTAAAAAAATTTGATACAAATGTGGCGGTAAATAACGTCTCATTTAATGTGGATAAAGGAGAAATTTTTGCATTTTTGGGGCCAAATGGGGCAGGAAAAAGTACCACAATAAATATACTTACAACACTTCTTAAATCAACGTCAGGTAGTGCAGTAATTTCGGGTTTTGATGCATCTAAAGACCCTAAAAAAGTTAGAAAAACTATAGGAATTGTTTTTCAAGATTCTACTCTTGATAACCAGTTAACTGCTTATGAAAATCTCTACATCCACGGAAAAATATATGGATACAAAGGAGAAGCCCTGAAAAACCGGATTGAAGAGTTACTCGAATTTGTAGAATTGCTGGATTTTAAAGATAAAATTGTAAAAAATTTCAGCGGCGGAATGGTTAGAAGACTTGAAATTGCAAGATCATTAATTCACGAACCCGAAGTTCTATTTTTAGATGAACCAACAATCGGACTTGACCCCCAAACAAGATCTCACATCTGGGAATACATTAAAAAGATGCAAACAAAAAATAACATGACGATATTTTTAACTACCCACTACATGGAAGAAGCAGAACTTTTGGCTGATAAAGTTGCAATAATTGATAACGGGAAAATCATTGCTGAAGGAATCGTAAACGAACTTAAAAAAATCGTTGGAAATGACTGCATCTCGGTAAAATTCGAAGAAATTCCAAAAAATGTGCCTTTTGAGAATTGCGAACTTAAAGAAAACGGAAAAGTAATTTATTATACCGAAAATGCTGATTTAAAAATTCCAAAAATATTTGAATTTGCACATGAAAACGGCTTAAAAATTCAGGAAATAAGTTATAAAAAGCCGAATTTAAACGATGTCTTTATAAAATTAACAGGACGGGAAATAAGATCTGAAAAAGATAAAAATCAAAAATCCATACTTCCCCTGGGAAAAAGGAGGAGATTTTAAATGAAAACTACAAAAGGAGTTCAAAATCTACTCGGAGACCCTAAAAAAGCCATTGTAAAAATCTCGCTACCCATGGTTATTGCAATGTCGTTTCAATCATTATATAACATAATTGATGCGATATGGGTTGCAGGACTCGGCTCAGACGCCCTTGCTGCAATTGGACTATTCTTTCCATTCATGTTTGCACTGATAGCAATTTCAAACGGTGTAGGTATTGGAGGAAGTTCCGCAATTTCTAGAAGAATTGGACAAAAAAATAAGGATGCAGCAGATAATATTGCGGTTCACTCAATTGTACTTGGAATAATTCTTGGAATTTTATTAACCGGAGTTATTCCATTTTTAGGAACCATTTTCTCACTTATCGGGGCATCCGGAAATACCGTTACTATGGCAGTTGAATACTCCACAATTTTATTCGGCGGTGCTGTTGCCCTGCTCTTCACAAATATTGCAAATGCAATTTTAAGGGGGGAAGGGGACACGAAAAGAGCGATGTATGCGATAATTCTTGGTTCAGTTTTGAATATCGTGCTCGATCCGATTTTTATATATGTATTAAATATGGGTGTAGCAGGTGCTGCTTGGGCAACCCTACTTTCACTAGTGATTACGGGCATTTTATTCGTTTACTGGCTTTTTATTAAAAAAGATACGTTTCTTAAAATTTCGTTTGAAAAATTCAAGCTGGATATTAACATCATAAAAGAAATATTCTCGATAGGACTTCCTGCTTCTATTTCACACCTCACTATGGCATTTTCAATGTTTTTATTGACTGCAATTGTTGCAAAAGCCGGTGGAAACGATGGAATTGCAGTATTTTCAACAGGCTGGAGAATTGTATCTATGGGAACAATCCCCCTCGTAGGGCTTGCAACAGGGGTTACAGTAGTAACTGGAGCAGCATATGGGTCCGCAAACCCTGAAAAATTAGAAATTTCTTATAAATACGCTTTAAAAATGGGAATTCTTGTTGAAACAATAATTGCAGCGCTAATATTGATATTTGAAAATCAGATTACTTATCTATTTACATATTCTGAAAATTCCGTGCATATTTTGGAGGGTTTACTGGTATTTTTAAAGTATATGTTCTTATTCTACCCGACACTTCCACTTGGAATGCTTACTGCGGCCATGTTTCAGGGCGTTTCAAAAGGAAACAATTCATTATTTATCTCCTTACTAAGAACGATAATCCTCCAGATACCGATGGCGTATACATTTGGAATAATATTTAATCAGGGATTAACGGGTGTCTGGTTTGGAATGATTTTAGGACACGTTATCGCAGTTTCTATTGCATATCTACTTGGAATATACACAATCAGACAGTTTAAAGCTACATTAACTCCAGAAACTGTAAAATTTAAGTAAGTGGTTATTATGGATGCGTTTTCAGCAATGTTTTATCGGCAACTTAGAAGATTTACACGTGCAAAATCCAGAGTACTTGGTTCATTACTAAATCCGCTCGTCTGGCTAGTTTTCTTTGGAATAGGCTGGAGCAGGGCATTTGATTTTCCAGCCGCAAGAGAAATATTTGGGGGAGTTGACTACCTGACATATTTAATTCCAGGAGTCGTTTCAATGACAGTATTTAGCGGAAGCTTCATCAGCGGTGTTACTGTTATTTGGGATAAACAGTTTGGATTTTTAAAAGAAACCCTTGTTGCTCCAACGTCAAGAAGCGAAGCAATTTTAGGCAGAATTATGGGGGACTCCATAACTGCACTCATTCAGGGCGTTTTGATAATGGTACTGAGCCTTTTTTTAGTATCTTTAAACCCTTTCGGAATGATTCCAGTAATTTTTACAAGTTTCATTCTTGCGGTAGCATTTGCAAGTGTTGGAATATCGTTAGGATTAAAAATAAACAGCCAGGAAGGTTTTCACTTAATATTTGGACTTTTAATGCAGCCATTAATATTTTTAAGCGGTGCATTTTACCCAATAGATGCAATGCCAACTTGGATGAAAATTCTGGCATATCTAAATCCCCTAACATATGCAGTTGATTCTGCAAGATATTTTTTAGCAGGCTTTTCAAGATTTCCAATAATTCTCGATGTTTCAATTTTAATTGTTTTGAGCGTTTTTCTCGTAGTTTTAGCCATGTACACGTTTGAAAAGGCGGTTATTGAATAATTCCGATTTAAAACGTAAATTATATATGGCTGTAATATAAAATAGTCATAAATATTAAAAATGAATTAAAAAATATTACAGGTGCAGATCATGGAAGCATTGGTTTTGGTAGGCCACGGTAGCAGACTCCCTCACTCAAAAAACGTTGTTATGGAAGTTGCTGAAAAAATAAAAGCAAGAAATATTTACGACATTGTAGAAGTTGGTATGATGGAATTCAACGAACCTACAATTCCCCAAACGATAAAAAAAGTAATTGATGCAGGTGCTAAAAAAGTAATTGTAACACCAGTATTTTTAGCTCCAGGAAACCACACTGAAAGAGATATTCCAAAAATACTTGGAATTTATGAAGGAGACGATGAAGGAGGACATGACCACCATCACGAACACCATCACCACCATCACCACCATCACGACACAGAAACTGTCGAAATTCCAGAAGGTGTTGAATTAGTGTACAGAAAACCAATGGGTGCAGATGATAGAATTATAGACATAGTCCTCGATAGAGCTAACGGACTTTAATTTAATCTTTTAATTTTAAAAAAAATAAAAAAAGTATTTTATTTAATTAAGCTACAATTACTTCTTTTTCTTCTTCGGATTTAGCTTCTCCGTAGAGTTTGTGTGCAATATCTTTTAAAACATCGAGTCCTTTTGCCTCGGTTCTTAATAATTCAAGATTTGCAATAACTTTGTCGCCGAATTTTTCTTTTACAAGTTCAAGTCTTTTTTCCTGTAAGCTTCTTCTTGCTCTACAGAAGTCACATTCTACATCTTCAGGAATAATCTGGTTTACAACAACTGAATCTACAGGTATTTTAAACTTGTTTAAAGCTTCCATTGCTCTTTCACTTTCTAAAATACTCATTTCTTCAGGAATTACAACAATTCTGAATGCTGTTCTTTCAGGGTTTGCCAAGATTCCTCTTGCTTTTGTAACTTTAGCTTTCATTGTTTCCATTTCTTCTAAAGCTTTGTCGTAATCTACTTCTTCGCCTTTACCGCCAAATGGCATGACTTTTTTCATCATGTTCATAAAACCGCTCATCTGTTTTTTGAACTTGATCATTTTAGTCATGTATTTGTCCATAATTTCCGGAAGACCTAAGAATCTTAAAGTGTGGCCTGTTGGTGCGGTATCAAATACAACTACATCGAATTCGTCGCTGTCCATGTATTTTAAAAATACATCGAATGCTGCGCTTTCATCAGTTCCTGGAGATAATGAAGCCATTTCAAGCTGGTCTTCAAGCATTCCGCCCATCATTGGGTTTTCGTCCATTTGTGATTTTAATTTTTCTTTGTATTCTGACATTGCAACTTCAGGGTCGATTTCTACAACATAGAGGTTTTCCATGCCGTTTACTTTTGTTGGTTCGTGACCAAATGACTGTTCAAAGCTGTCTTTTAATGAGTGAGCAGGGTCGGTTGAAACTACAACTGTTTTCAGGCCTTGTTCTGCACAGTAAATACCTGTTGCGGCACTCATTGTAGTTTTTCCAACTCCCCCTTTTCCACCAAACATGATGTACTTGGTTCCGTTTTCTTTTTCGAGTTTTTTAGTAGTAATTCCTTTCAATGATTCCTTTATTTTAGATAATACCAAAATATCACCTTATCGCTAATCTAAGATACTTAGTAAGTACACGTTTTTATAGGTTTTTAATTAACAGGGTTCATTTTTAAGTCGGCTAATTAATTCTTCGACATCCACAAGTGTTGAAATACATCCATCTTTCATTAAAAGCTGTCCTTGAACAGGTACATTTTTTCGAGAAAGAAACGTCATTCCGTGAAACATGTCGTTATGGCACGCTACTGCAAAAACGCCGTCCGGTTTTTTATCTTTTAATACCCGTTTTAAAAATGTTGAACCGGGAACTACGTAAGTTTTATACCCGTTTTCTTCAGCAACTTTTATTACCCTTCCAATCGGGCATTTTCCACAAAATACGCATTCTACGCCATCGGGACCCAGCTTTCCGGGACATTTTAGATCCCTTAAACAGTGTGGAAGGATTAAAACCTTATTTTTGGCTTTTTTAAAGTCTTCGCAATAGTACTTGTTATAAAAATCACTTGCAACTTTATAAAATGTATCTTCGGTTCCAATTATCAGAAAAATTCTTAATAGAATGGAGTAGAAGTTATTTGTAATATACAATGATAGTTTAGGAAACAAGATTTTATTTTTATTTATAAGGTAATAACCAAGACCAATTGCAGTTACAAACAATATCGCTGCTAAAACAATTAGTATTAACAAAATCATGCCTAAATAATCAAAAATTCCTATATCAGTAAAATTCATTTTATCACGGTGAAATTCATGAAAATTTCAATTTCTTTTGATTTTTTTGGTAGTAGTGAACTCCAGAAAACAGTCGATTTTAGCGATTACTGTGTTATTGTAATCGATGTTTTAAGAGCTTCTGCAACCATTTGTACACTACTTGACTTGTGCGATAAGATATATATAACAGGTAGTATCGAAAAAGCAGCGAATATAGAAAATTCTATAAAAATAGGTGAAAGAAACGCCAAAAAAATTGAAGGATTTGATTTTGGAAATTCCCCTGTTGAATTAACTGTAAACAGGAAATTAATAAAAGAACATTTCGAAAATGGGGGAAATATTGTTTTAACCACAACAAATGGAACAAGAGTTCTTGAAAATATCGTTTCAGATCATATTTTAATCGGTTCAATTACAAACGCACAAAATGTTGCAAAAAAAGCATACAAACTCGCAAAAGAAAATAATAAAGGAATAATGCTCGTTCCAGTCCACCGGAAAGGAAATTTTGCAATTGAAGACTTTATTGGGGCAGGAATTATTGCTGATTATATTTTCAAAGAATACGATGAAGAAATTCCTGATGAAAAATTTGAAGAACTGATTCCTGCAAGAGCTTTGACTAAATCTGACTGGTTAAGAAAGATATTTGAATCAAACTCTGGAAAAAATTTAAAAGAATTGGGTTACTTTGAAGATTTGATATTCTGTACGTCAAAAAACACTCAAAAATCCGTTGGAATTTTCGATAAAAAATCTGGAAGCATTTCTTCATTTTAATTTAGAAACTGATATATAATTAAACTTGGATTTTATATTAAGAATCTTATATGAAGAATTATTTTTAAATTTAAATGTTTAATCAACGTTTAATTTCACAGACTTAATGACTTACGGCTAAATGGAATAAAAAACGGTGGAGGAGAGTAAATTGATATGGTCTAAAGAAGAAACATGGGACAGAAAAGAAATTGAAAAAATACAGCTTGAAAGATTAAAAGAATCGGTAAAAAGAGCTTATGAAAATGTATCCCTGTATAAGGAAAAATTTGACAGCATCGGATTAAAACCTGAAGATATAAACACGTTAGATGACCTTAAAAAAATTCCTTTCACTGTAAAAGACGATTTTAGGGCAAATTATCCATTTGGAATGTTTGCAGTTCCTAAAAAAGAAGTTGTGAGAATTCATGCTTCATCAGGAACTACTGGAAAGCCAACCGTTGTAGGCTACACAAAAAAAGATATCAGAACTTGGGCAGAACTGATTTCTAGAGTTGTAACGGCTGCAGGTGTAACTGATGAAGATACAGCTCAAATCGCATTTGGTTACGGACTTTTTACCGGTGGATTCGGGTTACATTATGGTCTTGAAAATGTTGGGGCATCTGTCATTCCAATGTCAAGCGGAAACACGGAAAAGCAGATTATGCTCATGAAAGATTTTGAAACAACCGTTTTAATATGTACTCCATCCTATGCGCTTTATATTGCAGAAGTTGCAGAAAAAATGGGAATTGACCCTAAAAAAGACTTGAAAGTAAGAATAGGTCTTTTTGGTGGAGAAGCATGCTCTGAATCTGCAAGAGCAGAAATTGAATCAAAATGGGGCATACTTGCAACCCAAAACTACGGTATGAGTGAATTAATGGGTCCAGGAGTTTCTGGAGATTGTGAATACCAGTGCGGAATGCATATTTCTGAAGACCACTTCATTGCAGAAATAATCGATCCAAAAACCGGCGAAGTACTCCCTGAAGGAGAAATTGGAGAACTT
Encoded proteins:
- a CDS encoding MATE family efflux transporter — its product is MKTTKGVQNLLGDPKKAIVKISLPMVIAMSFQSLYNIIDAIWVAGLGSDALAAIGLFFPFMFALIAISNGVGIGGSSAISRRIGQKNKDAADNIAVHSIVLGIILGILLTGVIPFLGTIFSLIGASGNTVTMAVEYSTILFGGAVALLFTNIANAILRGEGDTKRAMYAIILGSVLNIVLDPIFIYVLNMGVAGAAWATLLSLVITGILFVYWLFIKKDTFLKISFEKFKLDINIIKEIFSIGLPASISHLTMAFSMFLLTAIVAKAGGNDGIAVFSTGWRIVSMGTIPLVGLATGVTVVTGAAYGSANPEKLEISYKYALKMGILVETIIAALILIFENQITYLFTYSENSVHILEGLLVFLKYMFLFYPTLPLGMLTAAMFQGVSKGNNSLFISLLRTIILQIPMAYTFGIIFNQGLTGVWFGMILGHVIAVSIAYLLGIYTIRQFKATLTPETVKFK
- a CDS encoding ABC transporter permease; translation: MDAFSAMFYRQLRRFTRAKSRVLGSLLNPLVWLVFFGIGWSRAFDFPAAREIFGGVDYLTYLIPGVVSMTVFSGSFISGVTVIWDKQFGFLKETLVAPTSRSEAILGRIMGDSITALIQGVLIMVLSLFLVSLNPFGMIPVIFTSFILAVAFASVGISLGLKINSQEGFHLIFGLLMQPLIFLSGAFYPIDAMPTWMKILAYLNPLTYAVDSARYFLAGFSRFPIILDVSILIVLSVFLVVLAMYTFEKAVIE
- the cfbA gene encoding sirohydrochlorin nickelochelatase, with translation MEALVLVGHGSRLPHSKNVVMEVAEKIKARNIYDIVEVGMMEFNEPTIPQTIKKVIDAGAKKVIVTPVFLAPGNHTERDIPKILGIYEGDDEGGHDHHHEHHHHHHHHHDTETVEIPEGVELVYRKPMGADDRIIDIVLDRANGL
- a CDS encoding TRC40/GET3/ArsA family transport-energizing ATPase, coding for MVLSKIKESLKGITTKKLEKENGTKYIMFGGKGGVGKTTMSAATGIYCAEQGLKTVVVSTDPAHSLKDSFEQSFGHEPTKVNGMENLYVVEIDPEVAMSEYKEKLKSQMDENPMMGGMLEDQLEMASLSPGTDESAAFDVFLKYMDSDEFDVVVFDTAPTGHTLRFLGLPEIMDKYMTKMIKFKKQMSGFMNMMKKVMPFGGKGEEVDYDKALEEMETMKAKVTKARGILANPERTAFRIVVIPEEMSILESERAMEALNKFKIPVDSVVVNQIIPEDVECDFCRARRSLQEKRLELVKEKFGDKVIANLELLRTEAKGLDVLKDIAHKLYGEAKSEEEKEVIVA
- a CDS encoding DUF116 domain-containing protein — protein: MNFTDIGIFDYLGMILLILIVLAAILFVTAIGLGYYLINKNKILFPKLSLYITNNFYSILLRIFLIIGTEDTFYKVASDFYNKYYCEDFKKAKNKVLILPHCLRDLKCPGKLGPDGVECVFCGKCPIGRVIKVAEENGYKTYVVPGSTFLKRVLKDKKPDGVFAVACHNDMFHGMTFLSRKNVPVQGQLLMKDGCISTLVDVEELISRLKNEPC
- the comB gene encoding 2-phosphosulfolactate phosphatase; its protein translation is MKISISFDFFGSSELQKTVDFSDYCVIVIDVLRASATICTLLDLCDKIYITGSIEKAANIENSIKIGERNAKKIEGFDFGNSPVELTVNRKLIKEHFENGGNIVLTTTNGTRVLENIVSDHILIGSITNAQNVAKKAYKLAKENNKGIMLVPVHRKGNFAIEDFIGAGIIADYIFKEYDEEIPDEKFEELIPARALTKSDWLRKIFESNSGKNLKELGYFEDLIFCTSKNTQKSVGIFDKKSGSISSF
- a CDS encoding phenylacetate--CoA ligase family protein; translation: MIWSKEETWDRKEIEKIQLERLKESVKRAYENVSLYKEKFDSIGLKPEDINTLDDLKKIPFTVKDDFRANYPFGMFAVPKKEVVRIHASSGTTGKPTVVGYTKKDIRTWAELISRVVTAAGVTDEDTAQIAFGYGLFTGGFGLHYGLENVGASVIPMSSGNTEKQIMLMKDFETTVLICTPSYALYIAEVAEKMGIDPKKDLKVRIGLFGGEACSESARAEIESKWGILATQNYGMSELMGPGVSGDCEYQCGMHISEDHFIAEIIDPKTGEVLPEGEIGELVITTLTKEALPVLRYRTKDMTSLTYEKCKCGRTTARMLKIRGRSDDMLIIRGVNVFPTQIESVLEGIEEIGPHYEIIVTKNGHLDQMTINIELADGKFLEKFSCLEQISKKVDHKLKTVLGLSSKINIVQPRTLERFEGKAKRVKDLRNVN